The genomic segment GTAAACGACTGTTCAGCAACCTGGATGAGGTTGTCTGAATAGCCGGTAATGGTGTGCGGGTCGCGTGATTCCTGATGAAGATGCATGGTCTTGAAGGTATGAATGCCGTATACTTGCGCGCAAGTGTAGCATAAATTTATTTGAAGCGCGCATGCAGGTTATTGTAAACAGTGAGAGGGCTGAGTGTCCGGCGGGTGCGGTTGCTCTGTATGAGGGAGCCGGTTTTTATCCCAACCGTCTGCGGGCGGCAGGCTATCCGCCAGAAGCCCTTCCGGTTGCGGATTTTCTGCGATTGGAGCACCAGCTCGAAGGCAGCTGGCAGGTGATGTCGCCGATTCGCTGGGAGGCAACACATAACGATGTGTATCTGCGCGCAGAAGGGGAAGGGCTGCTGTTGGACGAATCAGCGCTTCGGGAAGTCTTTGAGCGGCTAAAAAGCCTCAGTGTGCCCGGCCGATGTGATTTTTACTGGCACGATGCTCATACCTGGCTTGTGCGCGCTCGGGGATTTCCCGCTGTGCAGGGCGCACCACCCCGTGCGATTTTAAATCAGTCACTCCTGCCTGGTCTTAAAGCCATGGGCGAGGACATGCAATGGCAGCGACTGCTGACAGAAATTCAAATGCTGCTTGCAGACAGTGCCGTTAATGGCGTCTGGATATGGGGCGGTGGCGCTTTTACGAGCGACTCGCCAGATATCATTGTCTGCGATTGCCTTTCGGTGCTTGAGGCGCATAAAAACACTATTAACGCGCACCGCGGTACAGTAACCTGGTATTGGAATAATCAGGTCTACGCGACCCGCACGCGCCGGTTCTGGGAATTTTGGAGAAAGAAAGGTGAGCATACGGATTAAGCGGCGTGCGCGTCCTGAGGTGGCGCTTGAACTGCCTGGCACGCCTGCGTGGCTCGCGCGCATTTATGCCGCACGCGGTATCCATTCAATCGATGCACTTGATAAAAGCCTGCAGGCCCTGTTGCCCTTTGACACACTGAAAGATATCCAGCGTGCCTGTGTGCGCCTTGAAAAAGCCCTGCGCGAAAAACAGCGTATTCTCGTGATTGGCGATTTTGACGCCGATGGCGCGACTTCGAGCGCGCTTGCGATTAGCGCGCTGCGCCAGATGGGGGCGCATTCCATAGACTTCCTTGTGCCTAATCGTTTTGCCTATGGTTACGGCCTGACTCCGGGGCTTGTTGGTGTGGCGGTTGAATCCAGACCGCAACTGCTCATTACCGTTGATAACGGCATTGCAAGCATTGAGGGTGTTCAGGCAGCAAATGCCCACGGAATAGATGTTCTGGTAACCGATCATCACCTTGCCGGAGAAACCCTGCCCGAGGCCTGCGCCATTGTGAACCCGAATCAGCCGGGTGATTCTTTCCCGAGTAAGTCCATAGCCGGTGTCGGGGTGATTTTTTATGTGATGCTTGCTCTCAGGCGGCATCTTGTGGATACAGGATACTTTGAGGCGAGCGGTATTCGTGCGCCGAACATGGCACAGTTTCTCGATTTTGTGGCACTTGGAACGGTAGCCGATGTGGTGGGGCTTGATAAGAACAACCGCATCCTCGTGGACCAGGGGCTTTCGCGTATTCGCGAGGGTAAATGCCGCCCAGGCATCAAAGCGCTTGCCGAAGTCTCGGGGCGCGCTGTCGAGCGACTGCGAGAGACGGACCTGGGTTTTGCCATTGCCCCAAGGCTTAATGCGGCAGGGCGTCTTGATGACATGTCCCTTGGCATCGAGTGCCTGCTTTGTGAAGATGCAGAGCGTGCGCGCATGCTGGCTGAAGAGCTTGATGCGCTTAATATCGAGCGGCGCGGGATTGAAGCCGAGATGAAAACACAGGCGATGGATGCCCTTGACCGACTGGCGGCACGCCTGAATCAAAACAGTGCGGAGCTTCCTCCGGGGCTTGCTCTGTATGAGCCCACCTGGCATCAGGGGGTGATTGGCATTCTCGCCGGGCGCATTAAAGAGCGTTATCACCGCCCGGTTATTGCGTTTGCAAACGCGGATGGTTCTGAATTGAAGGGGTCTGCGCGCTCCGTTGCCGGCATTAATATTCGTGATTGCCTTGCTGACATTGATAAAGATAATCCAGGGCTTATCAAAAAATTTGGCGGACATGCCATGGCCGCTGGTCTCAGCATCGCACCTGAGGCGTTTGTCACTTTTCGTGAGGCGTTTGTCCTTGAGGTGGCAAAGCATCTCGACGTTTCTGCCTGTGAGGGCGTGGTCTGGACAGATGGTGAACTTGAGCCGTCACTTTTTACGCTCGAAACCGCACAACTGCTCCAACAGACAGGCCCATGGGGGCAACAGTTTCCAGAGCCTGCGTTTGATGGCATTTTCGAAGTCCTTGAGCAGCGGCTGGTTGGGCAGCATCACTTAAAATTCACGCTCGCACATCCGTTAACGGGTGAGGCGCTCGATGCCATTGCCTTTGGAGTGGATACCAGCGTCTGGCCTAATCATCGGGCCACGCACATAGAAGCCGCCTTCAGGCTTGATGTGAATGTGTTTAGAAATCGAGCGCGTTTGCAGCTCATCATCGAAGCCTTTGAGGTAGCACCTGCCGCAGAGGTTGTTAAGCGTTATGGGGTAGCGCATGCCAGTGTCTGATGCGTTACACGCAAAGCTCTCTGTAGCTCCAATGATTGACTGGACAAACGTCCATTTCAGGTATCTGATGCGCCTGCTCTCGCCCTCGGCACTGTTATACACCGAAATGCAGACCGTTGGCGCCATTTTTCACAACCCCGCTCGAGCGCTTGCGCGTCATCCCGATGAGCGTCCTGTAGCGCTGCAACTGGGTGGTTCAGACCCAGAAAAGCTCGCGCGCGCGGCAAAACTTGGAGAGGCCGCGGGATTTGATGAAATTAACTTAAACCTCGGCTGTCCGAGTGATAAGGTACAGGCCGGCCAGTTTGGTGCCTGCCTCATGCGTGATAAGGGGCGCGTATCTGAATGCATTCGCGCGATGGCAGATGCCGTGTCGATTCCTGTCACGGCCAAAACCCGCATTGGCATTGACGAAGATGACAGCTACGCTTTTTTTCAGGATTTTGTCGGCATGCTGGTAGACTCCGGCATTAAAAAGCTCATCGTGCATGCACGAAAGGCCTGGCTTCATGGTTTGAATCCTAAGCAAAACCGCACCATCCCGCCGCTGCATCCCGATTACGCCTGGCGCATTCGCGCAGAAATTGCACCAGTTCCTGTGGTTATTAACGGGAATATCACGACTGTTGACAGTACACGCGAGCACCTTGAGCATGTCGATGGCGTCATGGTTGGTCGTCTTGTCTGCCAGCATCCCTGGGGGCTTGCCCTCCTGCACCAGTCCCTCCATCCCGAATGGCACATGCCGACACGCACAGCGGTGGCCGATGCCTACATTACCTATCTTCTGACGTCCCCCCTCGCTACCGATGTGCCTCGCGGAGTTTTGGTAAAGCCCATTATGAACCTGGCACACGGGCTCCCCGGTGCAAAACGCTGGAAAGAAGCGATTATGGAGCTGCGAGGCGGAGACTTTGCCGAGGGGCTTTATGCTGCACTTCGTGTCATGGAGGTGCTTGAGGGGGCATAAGGCAATTATCAGTCATGGTAATTTCTGGAAATTTCTGGTAGGTTAGCCAGTTTTGATGATGCGTTTCTCAAGAGGATTACCAGGGTCATGCTCAATACCTTGATGAAGAAAGTGTTTGGAAGCCGAAACGAGCGCACCTTGCGGCGCATGCAACGGATGGTAGAAGCCATAAACGCGCTGGAAGCACCGACTAAAGCGCTCAGTGATGCGGCACTGGCGGCTAAAACGTCTGAATTTCGTGAGCGTCTTGCCGGCGGGCAGGCGCTTGATTCGCTATTGCCTGAAGCGTTTGCGGTAGTGCGTGAAGTGTCATCCCGCACACTTGGTCTTCGTCATTTTGATGTACAGATGATTGGCGGCATGGTGCTGCATGAGGGCAACATCGCTGAAATGCGCACCGGTGAGGGGAAAACGCTTGTTTCCACATTACCCGCCTACCTGAACGCTCTGAGCGGAGAGGGCGTGCATGTCGTTACGGTTAACGATTATCTCGCAAAGCGCGACAGCCAGTGGATGAAGCCCATTTATGACTTCCTCGGCCTCACCGTGGGCGTTATTTATCCTGACATGAGCCACACTGAAAAGCAGGCGGCGTATCGCGCGGATATCGTGTACGGTACCAATAACGAATTTGGCTTTGACTACCTGCGCGATAACATGGCCTTTGGCCTTGAAGATAAAGTACAGCGCGTGCTTAATTTCGCGATTGTCGATGAAGTGGATTCCATTCTGATTGACGAGGCGCGTACGCCACTCATTATTTCCGGTGCCGCTGAAGGCAGTTCGGCGCTTTATGTCAAAATCAATGCGCTGATTCCGCTTCTGAAAAAGCAGGAAACAGAAGGGGATGGCGGTCATTATACGCTCGATGAGAAGCAAAAACAGGCACACCTTACCGAAGAAGGTCACCAGCAGATAGAAGCGATGCTTGCTGAAGCGAACCTTCTTACACCAGGTGAGAGCCTGTATCATGCGAGCAACATTCTCCTGATGCACCATGTGAATGCAGCACTCAGAGCGCACACCATGTTCCACCGCGATGTCGATTACATTGTGCGTGATAATCAGGTGGTTATTGTCGATGAGCACACCGGGCGCACCATGTCCGGGCGTCGCTGGTCAGAAGGCCTGCATCAGGCGATGGAAGCGAAAGAAGGACTGCCGGTGCAGCACGAGAACCAGACGCTCGCCTCCATTACCTTCCAGAACTTTTTCAGGCTTTATAACAAGCTCGCAGGCATGACCGGTACGGCCGACACCGAAGCCTATGAATTTCAGCAAATCTATAACCTTGAAGTGGTGGTGATTCCTACCAATAAGCCCATGCAGCGCCGCGATGAGGGGGATTTGGTCTATATGGGGCAGAAGGATAAGTTTGAGGCCATCATTGAAGACGTTCGTGATTGCATCAAGCGAAACCAGCCGGTACTCGTAGGAACAGCTTCCATTGAAGCCTCCGAGTATTTGAGCCATCTGTTAACGGCGGCAAAAATCCGCCACCAGGTGCTCAACGCCAAATTCCACGAAAAAGAAGCGCAGATTGTGGCAGAAGCCGGCCGCCCCGGGGCGGTGACCATCGCCACCAATATGGCGGGTCGAGGAACAGACATCGTGCTTGGCGGCAGTCTTGCAGCAGAACTTACCGCATTGCCTGACGATGCCGATGAGGCCATGCGCGCCAAAGTCCGCGAAGACTGGCAGCGCCGCCACGATGCAGTCGTTGAGGGCGGTGGACTTCGCATCATCGGCTCTGAACGCCACGAGTCGCGCCGCATCGATAATCAGCTTCGCGGACGTGCCGGCCGACAGGGCGACCCCGGAAGCAGCCGATTTTACCTGTCGCTCGAAGATACATTGATGCGCATATTTGCCTCCGAGCGGGTGGCTTCCATCATGCGCCGTTTCGGCATGAAGCCCGGTGAGCCGATTGAGCACCCCATGGTGACGCGTGCCATTGAAAATGCCCAGCGTAAGCTTGAGGGGCATAACTTTGACGTGCGAAAGCAGCTGTTGCAGTACGATAACGTGGCAAACGATCAGCGCCGTGTGATATACGCGCAGCGAAGCGCCATTATGGGCATGAGCGATTTGTCGGAAGTGATTACCGGCATGCGTGATGAGGTGCTTGAAAATGTCGTCTGCAGTTACATGCCGCGCCAGAGCCTTGAAGATCAATGGGATATCCCGGGGCTCATGCAGACCCTTGCGGATGATTTTGCCCTGCGCATACCAGTAAGCGAATGGATTGAGGCCGACCACCATATTCAGACTGAGCAGGTGTTAGAGCGGATACAGGCGCAGTGTGCGGAAGAATACGCGAAAAAAGAAAGCCTTGCCGGGCGTGAGGTGATGGCGCAGTTTGAGAAATCCATTCTCCTGCAGACGCTTGACAGTCAGTGGCGTGAGCATCTTGCCGCGATGGATCACCTGCGCCAGGGCATACACCTTCGCGGATATGCGCAGAAAGATCCGCGCCAGGAATACAAGCGTGAAGCCTTTACGCTCTTTACCAGCATGCTGGATGCGCTGAAGTATGACGTCATTCGACTGCTTTGCAGCGTGCAGATTCAATCGCAGGATAATGCTGATATGGTCGAAGAACAGCGGCGCGCCGAGCGTCTTCAGGGGGTACAATACCGGCATGCGGACAGTCTGGAAAACTCTGAATCTCAGACTGAATCGGGGACTATTCGTAGAAGTGGCAAAAAAGTGGGGCGTAACGACCCATGTCCCTGCGGTTCTGGCAAGAAATTTAAGTCCTGCCACGGAACGCTTGCATGAGGGTTGTGGTTGCTTTAATTTTTAACGCGGCGGGAGAGGTACTGATTGCCCGCCGTCCACTCGAAAAAAGCCACGGTGGGTTGTGGGAGTTTCCGGGCGGCAAGGTGGAAGCGGGAGAGTCTGATGAGGCAGCCTGCGTGCGTGAAATACGGGAAGAGGTGGGGCTTCAGGTCCTTGAGACTGAATTCCTTGGAAGCGTTAATCACCAGTACGGTTCATTTTCTGTTAATCTGCAAGTGTTTCGTGTCACCCGCTTTAAAGGAGTCGCCCAACGCCTTGAAAATCAGCCCGAACTCCTTTGGGTGAGTCCCTCAAAGCTTGATGCCTTTACTTTTCCTGAAGCCAATCATGCCGTTATGCGGTTGTGCCCTGAATTACTGGCTGCAGATATTCTCAAGTAGACAGAAGTGTCACCATCGTCTACTCTCGAGAATGCTGTGTCATTAAATGCTGTTCACAGATGTTGCACAAACCTTCAGGAGAACACATGAAAGGACTTTCTTTGGGATTTATGGTGGCAGTGGCAGGTGTTGCGATGCCATTAACCGGTTTTGCCAGCAGCGATGATTTGCCTGCTATTGCCGGTACGTTTAACTACCAGATTAAGGGTGATTTTAATGGTCCCCTTGGTGCTGGAAAGGTCACTGAAACGGGGGTCTTTCAAGCTGACGGCAAGGGAAGAATAACGGCAAGAGCCATCGCCAATATTTCTACGGCCGATCTTTCAAGTGAGCTCTTTTCCGGTCAGTCAACCTACTCGTGCACCTATCAATCGGCAGGTACGCCAAAAATTTCAGGTTTGATACTGGTAAAATGTACTCGTCAACAAAGTGGTCTTCCTGATCAGAACGTAGATTTTATTCTGACTTCCCCCTCTCTTCTTGGCAAATTGCCAACGATTCAAATTCAAGCGCAGTCTGGAGGTTCGTGGGGCGTCCTTCAGGTAAGTGGTGAAGCGCAGCGAGCCGCTTTAGTGAACAGATGATGCAGGGCGTGTCACGCACGCGCTTAGGTGCGTGACACATGCATTTAAAATGTGAGTTTGCCCTCATTAATAAGCTTCAGGCAGGCATCAACCGCATCAGCGTTAAAAAGCGTGCCTCTGCCGGCAGTTAATACAGCAATGCCTTCTTTAAGCGACTGGGCCGCTCGATAGGGCCTGAGCGAAGTAATGGCTTCTATGGCATCGGCAACCGCGATGATTTGAGCCTCGATAATTATTTGTTCGCCCTTTAATCCACTGGGGTAGCCGCTGCCATCGAGCTTTTCATGGTGCTGCATAATCATTTCTTTTACAGGCCATGGAAAGTCAATGTTCTTGATGATTTCATATCCTACCTGAGGGTGCGTCTTAATGAGCTCATACTCCTGCATGGATAATTTTCCTGGACGGTTCAGTATTTCTGCAGGGATATATATTTTCCCGATATCATGAATGGAAGCTCCTATGCGAATGCCTTCGATTTTGTCCTCAGGCAAGCCCATTTCATGCGCAATTGCAACCGCAATAGTGGCAACTTTGTTCATATGGCCAGAAGTATACGGGTCTCTTTTTTCAACCGTTAAGGTAATGGCTTCAATGGTTCTTAAAAGGACGCTTTCAAGTGCTTTTTGAGATTTTATATACAAGGTGTTATCTATACCGGTAAAATAGATTTGTCCTGAAGCGATTGATGCTGAACTTGTCCAGGAGACATCAAGGTAATCGCCTTCTTTGCTCTTTAACCTCGCAGTAAAATACTTTGGTGTCATTCGCTGAACAAGGTCTTTAATAATATCATCGATGGAAATTACCTTGTTCAAATGAAGAAAATCTGCAATATTTTTATCTTTTAAATCTTCCGCGGAATAACCTGTTAGCGATTGAAAAGTTTCGTTTACATTAATTATGTTTCCTTCTATGTCGCAAATAATGTTAAATGTTTTCGGTAAATTAAAGAAATTTTCAACCTCTTCGGCGGCGAGTTTTTTTTCTGTAATATCAATCAATGCACCGCGGAAGCTGGCCTTCTCTGATGCAGTTCCTATATGATTGATTTCTCCAAATATTTCATACCAGTGCAGTGTTTGGTCTGGCCAGTATTTGCGACATTGAATGCGAAATGAATCGCGTTTCATTGAAGACATAATAGAGTTATATCTTTCGATTATTTTCTTTCTGTCTTCTGGGTAAATAGAGGAAATGAATCCAGTGAATGTCCATTTTTTATCAGGAGCCTCACCAAAAATTTGGTTGAGGTTTTCACTGACTGTGGCCGTGTCATTTTTAATATCATATTCCCAAATACCGACTTTCGCGCTTTCAATGCTCATTTTAAGTAAATTTCTATTAGCGATAAGCTCCTTATCAAGCTCTTTCTTTTCTTTTTGAAGCTTTTCAATTAAATTTCCAAGTAATTTTGCAATATAACTTGAGATTATAAAAATTAAAAAAGTGGATGTTGTCAGGATAATCGCTGAAGGAAATGCGGCATTCATACGCATGTTTTCTTTGATAAAATCGATGCCAAAAGAGGAGGCGATGAATACGGCCATTGAAAAGGGAAGAAAATGCCGCATGATGATGCTTGCGACATTGTCACCCGTAAATGCAGCGAAAAAATAGCTGTAGGTATTCAGGGTAATTATCGCACATGATAGAAACATGAAGCCTATGGCTGTACTGATTGCCACAGGAATGACACGATATTGATAAAGAAATGGAGTGCCGTATAAATAGGATAAAAGGAATGCTGTTGAGCCGATTAATGCGATAAACGCAGAAGTCTCCGAGAGCCGCATCCATATCAGATTGCTTTTAAATAAACTTAACGTGGACAGTAGGACAAAGAGCGAAAAGCCTGTTAACAAAAAAAACACACCGGTTGCCGGAGACATAAATCCAGAATCCAGTGATTTAAAACTGTCAGAATATAGTAACTGTTCAATTTGGAGATTTGTATCGGTGTAATAACTTAAAACAACCGTTAATCCGTGCAGCATTACCAAAAGGAGTATCAGGAGAGATGCGCGTCTTATAACCGGGTTTTCATTGTAATTCATGTTGATAAGAATGACGCACCCAATGAGTATAAATGCAATTGCAGTGCTGGGTGCGATTGCAACATAACTTTCCGAAACTTGAGATAATGCAACGATACCGTACAGGCGTCCCAGAAGACCAAGTAGTCCTAAAAAAATACAACCTAAGGTGCAATACAGACTTAACTTTCGCATGCTTGTCGTATTCCATTTTGTGCATGAGCCATGTATGAGTCGAGATGGAACTTTAAAAATGCGTACTTTCGATGTAAGGGTATACCTCTACAGACACCCGCGTTTAACCGTGTGGTGAAAAATAATGCTTATTATTGAGAATAGCGTTTAATTTATAAAACACAAAGGAGATAAAAGACTCGTGAGTGCGTAAATAAAGCCCGTCTTACAACTGACAAACTGCCAAATCGACAACGGCTGGTATATGCTGCACTTCGCGCAGACTTGAAATGTCTAAAAGACGCAAGGTCAGGCCATGATGCCCCATTTGTATTTTCGGCACCACCTGCGCACCCTTATCCATGCGAACGAGGACAAGGTGGCAGCAGGGGCGCGTTGGCAGCTGACGCTGATAAAACCCTGAATACAGATCAATGCGCGAAAATTGTGCGTTGTCTCGCAGAATTGTCAGATAAATGTAAATCGTGTCGCGCAGCGTCTGCAATTGCCCGTTCCACTGATGAAGGTCATGCTCCCGCCTTGATATATCACCCTCAAGCCAGACGGACAGCTGAGGTTCGTGCGGGGCGTGTTCGGTAATTTGATGAAGATGAGCGTGTTTGACGGATTGTAAAAAGGGCGAATGCAAAATGCCCTCGCCAAAGCGGCCTGAGACATGTCCAAGGAGCAGTATCTGCTGATATAGCCTTTCAGCGTATGTTTTTGGAAGAGCAGGGGTGGCGCGGCCGACCAGATGCTCAATGCGCATCAGTTCTTTGAGAAAACGGCTTTTTAACTCTGGTTTTTCAATGATTTTTAAAATTTCAATCAGATTTTTCAGGGCATAATGATGGATGACTGGATGCTGTTCCACGCAGGCCTGTTCAATGGATTGCAAAAGGTATTCAAGCCGCAGCGCTACTTTTGGCAGATGATGGGTGGCCACTTGAAAAGTGATGGTCTGGTTTTGCATGCACGTCAGCTATCCTTTGCCGTGGCATACAAATATCACAACTTCAATGGTCTGTCATGCGTTATCAGGCGATTGACCGCAATTTTTTGCCATATCGAGATATCGATGATGAAGAGTCAGCACCTTCTCGCGCAGTGCTTCAAGGGTTGTATCGTTCTCAAGAACATCATCAGCAAGCAAGCGCCGTTGCGCCTCATCGGGCTGGGATGCAAGAATGGCACGTGTCTCATCATGGGATTGCCGTCTCTGAACGTTAAGGCGTTCCATCTGCTGCTGAACACCAGCCACCACCAGCAAGACCCGCGATATCCATGGATAAGGTGCTTTATCATAGAGGAGAGGAATTTCTACGATGCAGTAAGGTGACGGTGCATTGCGCGCATCCTCTTCGAGCATACGGCGAATGGCCGGGTGCAGAAGGTGCTCGAGCCATTGACGTTCTTTTGCATCTGCAAACACACGCGCACGCAGCGTTTCACGGTTTAGAGAGCCGTCTTCCCGCAATACCGATGCGCCAAAATGCTCGGTGATTGCCCGAAGCTCAGGAGTCCTCGGCAAAGTCAGGGCCCGCGCCGCCTGGTCAGCATCAGACACCGAGATGCCAAGTTGTGCGAACATGGAGGCAACGGTCGACTTGCCACTGCCAATGTTCCCGGTAAGACCCACACAAAAAAGAGACATGATTATCAGTCTGTCGCCATGAGGCTTGAACACATCAAGAGATTAACATAGCAGGTTTCAGGCATGACGCTTTGTTCCTGACACCAGGATTTTGCGCCAAAAATAGCTTCATCACGGTTCGTGTAAATGCTGCCCTGCCAGCGGTTGGGAAGGTTGTCAATAGCAACGCATTGCCACATGGGACGGCTTAAAATACCATCAACATAGGCTTCACAATACTCTTTCGCCGTCTTGCAGCTTTCAGGCTTTTTACTCTGTTTTTTGCAATTATCATACGCCTGGTTAATGGCCGCGCGCTGATAGGTGCTTTTCGCAAGCCACTGTTTGTTTTCGTTATCATAGGACGTGCACTGCCAATAGCTGGCGCTGTCGGCGTGCGTCAGTGTCGCAAACCAGAGGGGCATCAGCAGCAGAGTCAAAGACCGTTTACGCATGGCGATTTTCCTCAAGAAGGTGGTTCAGGGCTTTGGCATGCAGCGGCTTTGAGTACAGCCAACCCTGCATGCAGGTAATTCCCAACGATTTCAGATAATTACATTGTGCGTGTGTTTCTACCCCTTCGGCAACTATTTCGAGCTGTAATTTTCGCGCCATGTCCACAATAGGTACAATCAGCGTTTCTGTTAACGCCCCCGTGCCAATGGCCTGGATAAAAGACTGATCAATCTTAAGATAATTAAACGGAAAGTGCTGCAAATAACGGATGCTGGCATGTCCTGTTCCAAAATCATCCACAGCCAGTTGAAATCCTTTTGCCCGCAGATTTTCCATGCTCTTGCGAAGTTCACCATTGCTGGTATCGAATAATTCGCGCTCAGTGATTTCAAACATAAGCTGTTCGGGGCGAACGTGGTGACGTTTACAGAGGGTTTCGAGCGTGTCAAAAAAGTGCCTGTCGGCAAAATGTCCCGCTGAAAGATTAATGGCGAGATAAAAGGGGGCATTCGCTTCGAAAAGCGATTTGCAATCTGCAAGTGCGGTTTCCATGAGCTGCAGGGTCATGGGAACAATCAGGCCGCTGCGCTCAGCTTCAGGTATAAATACATTTGGCAGACTTACGCCCTCGGGTGCGTCCTGCCAGCGCGCCAGCATTTCAGCACCGCAAAAGGCGTTGTTTTTAAGATCAAAGGTTGGCAGGTAAACAGGATAAAACGCATGGTTACGAATGCCATTCTGTATTAGCCCCTCCAGTGAAAACCGTCGTTTAAGCATATTGCGCACGGCTTGATACAACAGGGCAGACAGCAGGAGTGTTGCAAGCACCAGAAGGGAGGAGGAAAATATCAGCTGGCGATTGAAATTTTCAGGATTTTTGGAAACATAGAGCAACACCTTTTCAACCGACTGAAGGCGAGTGGCTTCGGGCGTGGTCGACTGGGTAGGGCGACTGGCAATTTGTCTGAGGGCTTCATTTTCGGCAAGCGCCTCAGGACCTGTCAGGGGGTTTTTATCGCTGACCCGCAAAAGCGTAGTATGGCGTCCCTCGTCATAGAGCAGGGTCGCCAGTGTATCCGGCGTGTCCGGCGTGAGCGCGCGCTCCAGCAGCAACTGGAGGACAAAAATAGTGATGTAATAGTTACCCTGTCGGCTCTGCAGCATGAAAGCCGGTTTGTCGTTGGCATCAAGGGTAACAGGGCCATGCAGCCGTGTCGTTTCAGAGTGTCCCACGCGACCGGCTGTGGCTTTGGATATTGTGGCGCACAGTACCTGGCCGTCCAGACCGCTCACCACCACACCGGAAATGTTTGGATTGTTAAACTCAATTGAGCTTAGGGCCGGGAGCAGTGCCTCATGGCACTCCTCTGGATGGAGTGCTTCAAGTGGCAGACGCAGAATAGGGATGAGTATTCGCGAGAAAAGGCTGTCAATCTGTTCACGGGCATGCTCGGTTTCACGCGCCAGAACCTGCGTAAGCTGCAGTTCCGTTTGCCTCCAGTTAAAATACAGTGCTGCCGTGATAATGGCGAGAGTGACCATGAGCCATACAAGGTTCAGGAGCCAGAATGATTTTTTGCTGTTTTGGAAACTTGTATTGGTCAATTAGCAGTTCCTGAGCTCAGATTGTCCAGTCGCGTTTTTTGCACGCATGTAGTGAGTGTAGGGTGATTTCTGCAAGTTTTTCAACCGTGCTGCTGTCCATGGTAAGCGGTGGCAGCCAGTAAAGGGTGTTTCCTATGGGGCGCAGGAGCGCGCCACGTCTCTGCGCTTCATGGGCAAGCGTGAAGCCTGCGCGGGCATGAGCGGGGGCTTTTATGTCTGCTGCAACCATGGCCCCTAGTGAGCGCACATTTTCCAGTGCGTCAGAATCATTTGCAACGGTTAAAAAATGTTCGCGAAGCGTATGGCCGAGTGAGGCTGCCCGCGCGAGGATGCCCTCGCTCTCGAATGTTTCGAGTGTCGCCAGTGCCGCTGCAACGGCCAGCGCGTTTGCGCTGTGCGTGTGGGAGTGTAAAAA from the Legionella geestiana genome contains:
- a CDS encoding HD domain-containing phosphohydrolase, with product MRKLSLYCTLGCIFLGLLGLLGRLYGIVALSQVSESYVAIAPSTAIAFILIGCVILINMNYNENPVIRRASLLILLLVMLHGLTVVLSYYTDTNLQIEQLLYSDSFKSLDSGFMSPATGVFFLLTGFSLFVLLSTLSLFKSNLIWMRLSETSAFIALIGSTAFLLSYLYGTPFLYQYRVIPVAISTAIGFMFLSCAIITLNTYSYFFAAFTGDNVASIIMRHFLPFSMAVFIASSFGIDFIKENMRMNAAFPSAIILTTSTFLIFIISSYIAKLLGNLIEKLQKEKKELDKELIANRNLLKMSIESAKVGIWEYDIKNDTATVSENLNQIFGEAPDKKWTFTGFISSIYPEDRKKIIERYNSIMSSMKRDSFRIQCRKYWPDQTLHWYEIFGEINHIGTASEKASFRGALIDITEKKLAAEEVENFFNLPKTFNIICDIEGNIINVNETFQSLTGYSAEDLKDKNIADFLHLNKVISIDDIIKDLVQRMTPKYFTARLKSKEGDYLDVSWTSSASIASGQIYFTGIDNTLYIKSQKALESVLLRTIEAITLTVEKRDPYTSGHMNKVATIAVAIAHEMGLPEDKIEGIRIGASIHDIGKIYIPAEILNRPGKLSMQEYELIKTHPQVGYEIIKNIDFPWPVKEMIMQHHEKLDGSGYPSGLKGEQIIIEAQIIAVADAIEAITSLRPYRAAQSLKEGIAVLTAGRGTLFNADAVDACLKLINEGKLTF
- a CDS encoding EAL domain-containing protein, whose protein sequence is MTNTSFQNSKKSFWLLNLVWLMVTLAIITAALYFNWRQTELQLTQVLARETEHAREQIDSLFSRILIPILRLPLEALHPEECHEALLPALSSIEFNNPNISGVVVSGLDGQVLCATISKATAGRVGHSETTRLHGPVTLDANDKPAFMLQSRQGNYYITIFVLQLLLERALTPDTPDTLATLLYDEGRHTTLLRVSDKNPLTGPEALAENEALRQIASRPTQSTTPEATRLQSVEKVLLYVSKNPENFNRQLIFSSSLLVLATLLLSALLYQAVRNMLKRRFSLEGLIQNGIRNHAFYPVYLPTFDLKNNAFCGAEMLARWQDAPEGVSLPNVFIPEAERSGLIVPMTLQLMETALADCKSLFEANAPFYLAINLSAGHFADRHFFDTLETLCKRHHVRPEQLMFEITERELFDTSNGELRKSMENLRAKGFQLAVDDFGTGHASIRYLQHFPFNYLKIDQSFIQAIGTGALTETLIVPIVDMARKLQLEIVAEGVETHAQCNYLKSLGITCMQGWLYSKPLHAKALNHLLEENRHA
- the zapD gene encoding cell division protein ZapD; this encodes MQNQTITFQVATHHLPKVALRLEYLLQSIEQACVEQHPVIHHYALKNLIEILKIIEKPELKSRFLKELMRIEHLVGRATPALPKTYAERLYQQILLLGHVSGRFGEGILHSPFLQSVKHAHLHQITEHAPHEPQLSVWLEGDISRREHDLHQWNGQLQTLRDTIYIYLTILRDNAQFSRIDLYSGFYQRQLPTRPCCHLVLVRMDKGAQVVPKIQMGHHGLTLRLLDISSLREVQHIPAVVDLAVCQL
- the coaE gene encoding dephospho-CoA kinase (Dephospho-CoA kinase (CoaE) performs the final step in coenzyme A biosynthesis.); its protein translation is MSLFCVGLTGNIGSGKSTVASMFAQLGISVSDADQAARALTLPRTPELRAITEHFGASVLREDGSLNRETLRARVFADAKERQWLEHLLHPAIRRMLEEDARNAPSPYCIVEIPLLYDKAPYPWISRVLLVVAGVQQQMERLNVQRRQSHDETRAILASQPDEAQRRLLADDVLENDTTLEALREKVLTLHHRYLDMAKNCGQSPDNA